A genome region from Anolis carolinensis isolate JA03-04 chromosome 6, rAnoCar3.1.pri, whole genome shotgun sequence includes the following:
- the kdm6b gene encoding lysine-specific demethylase 6B has translation MHRTVEQLGGRAGRDPFSLGSLGCNGAWSPCHSRPWLPGGRCSASVGQPQLPPHLPPNHGANMGQHNKGYFPSGNLPPRPLHGKLEAIHSCVQALLRDQGQPQLWEQLGEIYESEQDCEEAMHCYQNAARYQRDYGSYGEMHARIGRLQQAQLWNFHSGSSHHRSKALPPLQQVWNLLHLEKRNFPGKRNPQLKRPGPPMEPPVVQPIPPVQHPPHPGHAEEMPTPMKRRRSSSPDQNGNGLGHHPPGPGIPVSPHYQLPKPGLWNPLHGDSWGQERKNVAAPERQEQRNSVAHPFPYPSPAYGSHPPPHRPSAMAPSPRTPPAHRPPLESHGCLARPNGSDLRDSRVPRARPDSTATPATVACVPYAPRPTPGGPPATSKTTSRGQPPLDSLGSDHYQTPALDQSCPAQESGGRKPPPPPPPPRPAPCLAPRNIPCARMPPPPTITRGPPDPPPPPPPMPWMKGPAAFGSKAGEEEANSDPLSDILFGCGEPRREEPPLLAACEAGRSFQDSSTSSQKGSFSLPREEPVEKLSPLRSASPVASSPHEFWLPESGQEEKGSGGTPPLTPSPSITSGTFRSPESPPQPPALPPQPPSSPPQPPRASYPKTPEPPEVPPAPKAVPERLFGFASPPLEHQFEEPPEFSKILPDGLANIMKMLDESIRRGEEEREESFPPPPPPAPLLPSPPPLARPKPPPSSSSSSFDYPKPSGQDPPEPPCLYRFGKRDAEERPPPAAVATAATGGGGGSSSSSGGGGSGKFPHHSTASLLKSLANVLEGQKHSYRPKPLTPPGAKMPPLAAASQSTVPHFSTSSQPWVGGTGTAGERVTTPPPPLPTRPIKTESEVLEEISRACETLVERAEREKTPPPPATPPPPPLPSPPPTPPPPPSPSPVPPPPVRAPTPPPPPAPPTPRPKDESRKRDREHRRHRRSGKDGSRRHREGKAHKEKNRQILGSLDVQSSESQARENGAKPPPPPPLLPSLPLPPPPVPQPERKPTIKKEEGVISTTGSTVVCSADLLKLRSLTEGPPKELKIRLIKVESGDKETFIASEVEERRIPMGELTINHSAAEVVRACKHAKVKGKFKESYLSLSNSVKPQINMDEKLPRDKLNPPTPSIYLESKRDAFSPVLLQFCTDPKNPITVIRGLAGSLRLNLGLFSTKTLVEASGEHTVEVRTQVQQPSDENWDPSGTKQVWPCESSRSHTTIAKYAQYQAASFQESLQEDKETDDEETDEPDSTTETPPPSNPDQKPHHIIKFGTNIDLSDAKRWKPQLQELLKLPAFMRVTSTGNMLSHVGHTILGMNTVQLYMKVPGSRTPGHQENNNFCSVNINIGPGDCEWFAVHEHYWQNISAFCDRHGVDYLTGSWWPILEDLYQSNIPVYRFIQRPGDLVWINAGTVHWVQATGWCNNIAWNVGPLTAYQYQLALERYEWNEIKNVKSIVPMIHVSWNVARTVKISDSDLYKMIKYCLMQSIKHCQVQRESLVRSGKKIAYQGRVKDEPAYYCNECDVEVFNILFVTSENGSKNSYLVHCEACARKRNSSLHGVVVLEQYKTEELIHIYDSFTLATSPSSR, from the exons ATGCATCGCACAGTGGAGCAGTTGGGGGGCCGTGCTGGACGGGACCCTTTCTCTCTCGGCAGCTTGGGCTGCAACGGAGCCTGGAGTCCGTGCCATTCCCGCCCATGGCTCCCGGGCGGCAG GTGCTCCGCCAGCGTGGGTCAGCCCCAGCTGCCCCCGCACCTGCCGCCCAACCATGGTGCTAACATGGGGCAGCACAACAAAGGCTACTTCCCTTCAGG GAACCTGCCCCCGAGGCCCCTCCATGGGAAGCTGGAGGCCATACATAGCTGTGTCCAGGCTCTGCTCCGGGACCAGGGCCAGCCGCAGCTCTGGGAACAACTAGGCGAGATTTACGAGTCGGAGCAGGACTGTGAGGAGGCCATGCACTGCTATCAGAACGCGGCCCGGTACCAGCGCGACTATGGGAGCTATGGGGAGATGCACGCCCGGATTGGACGCCTTCAGCAG GCTCAGTTGTGGAACTTCCACTCCGGTTCATCTCATCACCGGTCAAAGGCGTTGCCTCCGCTGCAACAGGTCTGGAACCTCCTGCACCTTGAG aagaggaacttcCCCGGCAAGCGCAACCCCCAGTTGAAGAGGCCTGGGCCCCCCATGGAGCCCCCCGTGGTCCAGCCGATCCCACCGGTCCAGCACCCGCCCCACCCGGGCCACGCTGAGGAGATGCCCACCCCCATGAAGAGGCGGAGGAGCTCCAGCCCGGACCAG AACGGGAACGGGCTTGGCCACCACCCGCCGGGGCCCGGCATCCCCGTCAGCCCCCATTACCAGCTGCCTAAACCGGGACTGTGGAACCCGCTCCACGGAGACTCCTGGGGACAAGAGCGCAAGAACGTGGCTGCCCCAGAGAGACAA GAGCAGAGGAACTCAGTGGCTCACCCCTTCCCGTACCCGTCGCCCGCCTATGGTTCCCACCCGCCCCCTCACCGCCCTTCGGCTATGGCGCCCAGCCCTCGCACACCGCCAGCACACCGCCCGCCCCTGGAGAGCCATGGCTGCCTGGCCCGGCCCAACGGAAGTGACCTTAGAGACAGCCGGGTCCCCCGGGCGCGTCCAGACTCCACCGCCACACCAGCAACCGTTGCCTGCGTGCCTTACGCCCCGCGCCCGACCCCGGGAGGCCCACCCGCCACCAGCAAGACCACCTCGCGAGGGCAACCACCCCTTGACAGCCTT GGGTCTGATCATTACCAAACACCGGCACTGGACCAGTCCTGTCCTGCCCAGGAGAGCGGAGGGCGCaaaccacctcctcctccgccgccgccgcgacCAGCACCCTGCCTTGCCCCCCGCAACATACCCTGCGCTCGCATGCCGCCTCCCCCCACCATCACTAGAGGGCCTCCAG ACCCCCCTCCGCCCCCGCCTCCGATGCCCTGGATGAAAGGGCCGGCAGCATTTGGGAGCAAGGCTGGAGAGGAAGAAGCTAACAGCGATCCTCTGAGTGATATTTTGTTCGGATGCGGGGAGCCCCGCCGGGAGGAACCTCCACTGCTGGCAGCTTGTGAGGCAGGGcgcagcttccaggattccagcACCAGCAGCCAGAAGGGGTCTTTCTCCCTCCCCCGAGAAGAGCCTGTGGAGAAGCTCAGCCCCCTGAGATCAGCTAGCCCTGTGGCCTCTTCACCCCACGAATTCTGGCTGCCAGAAAGTGGCCAGGAAGAGAAAGGCTCCGGCGGCACCCCACCGCTGACCCCGAGCCCCTCGATTACCTCAGGAACCTTCCGGTCGCCAGAGAGCCCACCTCAGCCACCAGCGCTGCCCCCGCAGCCCCCGTCATCACCCCCGCAGCCGCCCCGGGCCTCCTATCCAAAGACACCTGAGCCGCCCGAGGTGCCTCCAGCCCCAAAGGCCGTGCCAGAACGCCTCTTCGGCTTCGCCAGCCCGCCACTGGAGCACCAGTTCGAGGAGCCCCCCGAATTCTCCAAGATCCTACCGGATGGCCTGGCAAACATCATGAAGATGCTGGATGAGTCAATCCGGCGCGGGGAGGAGGAACGTGAAGAGAGCTTCCCGCCTCCACCGCCGCCTGCCCCGCTTCTGCCAAGCCCCCCGCCTTTGGCCAGGCCGAAGCCACCACCCtcatcgtcctcctcctccttcgatTACCCCAAACCCTCCGGGCAGGATCCACCCGAGCCTCCATGCCTGTACCGCTTCGGCAAACGTGatgcagaggagagaccacctcCGGCAGCAGTGGCAAcggcggcaacaggaggaggaggcggtagtagtagtagtagtggaggaggaggcagcggcaAGTTCCCTCACCACAGCACTGCCTCTCTGCTGAAGTCTTTGGCCAACGTGCTGGAAGGGCAGAAGCACTCCTATCGGCCAAAACCTCTGACCCCACCAGGTGCTAAGATGCCTCCTCTGGCTGCTGCCAGCCAGAGCACTGTGCCGCATTTCTCTACCTCAAGCCAACCCTGGGTCGGAGGAACTGGGACGGCGGGGGAGCGGGTGACCACCCCTCCGCCCCCACTCCCAACCCGGCCAATCAAGACAGAGTCAGAGGTGCTAGAAGAAATCAGTCGAGCGTGCGAGACTCTCGTGGAGCGAGCAGAGAGGGAGAAAACCCCTCCACCACCCGCCACCCCACCGCCGCCGCCACTGCCCTCACCTCCCCctactcctccccctcctccttctccttctcctgtgCCCCCTCCTCCTGTCAGAGCCCCCACACCACCGCCCCCTCCTGCTCCTCCCACCCCGCGGCCCAAGGATGAGTCCCGGAAACGGGACCGCGAGCACCGTCGACACCGCCGTTCCGGCAAGGACGGGTCCCGACGGCACCGTGAAGGCAAGGCCCACAAAGAGAAAAACCGCCAGATCCTGGGAAGCTTAGATGTCCAGAGCTCAGAGAGCCAGGCACGGGAGAACGGCGCCAAGCCGCCACCACCTCCCCCGCTATTGCCGTCTCTGCCATTGCCGCCACCACCGGTCCCCCAACCCGAGCGGAAGCCCACCATcaagaaagaagagggggtgatCAGCACCACAGGCTCCACGGTCGTGTGCTCGGCTGACCTGCTCAAGCTGCGCTCCTTAACTGAAGGGCCTCCGAAAGAGCTGAAGATCCGCCTCATCAAAGTGGAGAGTGGCGACAAGGAGACCTTCATCGCCTCCGAGGTGGAGGAACGCCGGATCCCCATGGGGGAACTCACCATCAACCATTCGGCTGCGGAAGTGGTGCGGGCCTGCAA GCATGCCAAGGTAAAAGGGAAATTCAAGGAGTCTTACCTGTCGCTCAGCAACTCCGTCAAACCTCAGATCAACATGGACGAGAAGCTCCCGCGGGATAAACTCAACCCCCCGACCCCAAGCATCTAT CTGGAGAGCAAGCGGGACGCTTTCTCTCCCGTCCTCCTGCAGTTCTGCACGGACCCCAAGAACCCCATCACTGTCATCCGGGGTTTGGCGGGATCACTCCGTCTCA acctGGGCCTCTTCAGCACAAAGACCCTGGTGGAGGCCAGCGGAGAGCACACTGTCGAAGTCCGCACGCAGGTGCAGCAGCCGTCGGACGAGAACTGGGACCCCTCGGGGACGAAGCAAGTCTGGCCCTGCGAGAGCAGCCGGTCGCACACCACCATCGCCAAGTACGCCCAGTACCAAGCGGCCTCTTTCCAGGAGTCACTTCAG GAAGACAAAGAAACTGATGATGAGGAGACGGATGAGCCTGACAGCACAACGGAGACACCGCCGCCAAG CAACCCTGACCAGAAACCGCACCATATTATCAAATTTGGGACCAACATCGACCTCTCGGATGCCAAGCG GTGGAAACCACAGCTGCAAGAGCTGCTGAAGTTGCCAGCTTTCATGCGGGTCACATCGACAGGAAACATGCTCAGCCATGTGGGGCATACCATCCTAGGCATGAACACGGTGCAGCTCTACATGAAAGTGCCCGGCAGCCGCACGCCAG GTCACCAGGAGAACAACAACTTCTGCTCTGTGAACATCAACATTGGGCCGGGAGACTGCGAGTGGTTTGCTGTCCATGAGCATTATTGGCAGAACATCAGCGCCTTCTGTGACAG GCATGGTGTGGACTACCTAACTGGCTCGTGGTGGCCCATCCTGGAGGACCTTTACCAGTCCAACATCCCCGTTTACCGCTTCATCCAGCGGCCCGGGGACCTTGTGTGGATCAATGCAGGGACAGTGCACTGGGTTCAGGCCACCGGGTGGTGCAACAACATCGCCTGGAATGTCGGCCCACTGACAG CGTACCAGTACCAGTTGGCGCTGGAGCGCTACGAGTGGAACGAAATCAAGAACGTGAAGTCCATTGTGCCCATGATCCATGTCTCTTGGAATGTGGCCCGCACGGTCAAGATCAGCGACTCCGACTTGTACAAAATGATCAA GTATTGTCTGATGCAGTCAATAAAGCACTGTCAGGTCCAGCGCGAGAGCCTGGTGCGGTCCGGGAAGAAGATCGCCTACCAGGGCCGGGTGAAGGACGAGCCGGCCTACTACTGCAATGAGTGTGAC GTGGAGGTGTTCAATATCCTCTTCGTGACGAGCGAGAATGGGAGCAAGAACTCCTACCTGGTGCACTGCGAGGCCTGCGCCCGCAAGCGCAACTCCTCCCTCCACGGCGTAGTGGTGCTGGAGCAGTACAAGACGGAGGAGTTGA